One window of Deltaproteobacteria bacterium genomic DNA carries:
- a CDS encoding type II toxin-antitoxin system HicB family antitoxin: MANTYRAVTKKDGEWWIGWIEEVPGVNCQERTRDELLNSLKVTLKEALEFNRLEAIAAAEPNY, encoded by the coding sequence ATGGCCAACACTTATAGGGCTGTCACAAAGAAGGATGGCGAATGGTGGATTGGTTGGATTGAAGAGGTTCCCGGTGTGAACTGCCAAGAACGTACTCGTGATGAACTGCTCAATAGTCTAAAGGTCACTCTGAAGGAGGCCCTTGAGTTCAACAGGCTGGAGGCAATTGCAGCAGCCGAACCCAACTATTGA
- a CDS encoding type II toxin-antitoxin system HicA family toxin, which translates to MKREELIKHMRRHGCAFVREGGSHSWWENTAGNGRSSVPRHNEIRDNLVRKICKDYAFRL; encoded by the coding sequence ATGAAGCGTGAGGAACTCATCAAACATATGCGCAGGCATGGCTGTGCGTTTGTGCGTGAGGGTGGCAGTCATTCCTGGTGGGAGAACACAGCAGGAAATGGTAGGTCCTCCGTGCCGCGTCATAACGAAATCAGGGACAACCTTGTACGCAAAATATGCAAAGACTACGCATTCCGTTTATAA
- a CDS encoding alpha/beta fold hydrolase, translating into MRYSKIRDKMSASLAIFLVCFSVLEFNHQNVYSQNKHAQPGSHTLAITVNNLQRTYIVHVPATYRPQTPSPMVIILHGGGGTAKAAMWETGWAVKADKEGFLVVFPNAMARDPARRSSFASNPQLWNDGSDRFYPGQKVADDVGFIAAMLDDLAARFTLDERRVFLTGFSNGASMSFRVGAELPNRIAAIAPVAGALWFDPPKFRHPVSMCYITGTADPLNLIEGGVPKLATGASDRVRAKPKPPVRESILKWAKALGCAMTPVSISHFNGVRTETYGSCSNDAEVVYIAVDGLGHTWAGGKSLLPESMVGMTSDRINATDIIWDFFHKHPGSVEDDEAAQESAGHVNPGLR; encoded by the coding sequence ATGAGATATAGCAAGATCAGGGACAAGATGTCCGCCTCGTTGGCGATCTTCCTTGTTTGCTTCTCTGTCTTGGAGTTCAATCATCAGAATGTTTACTCTCAGAACAAGCACGCGCAACCGGGCAGCCACACACTTGCAATCACCGTAAACAACTTGCAGCGGACCTACATTGTCCATGTTCCCGCCACCTACAGACCGCAAACGCCCTCGCCAATGGTGATCATACTGCATGGTGGCGGGGGTACCGCCAAAGCCGCAATGTGGGAGACAGGGTGGGCGGTGAAGGCCGACAAGGAGGGATTCTTGGTCGTCTTTCCCAACGCCATGGCGCGCGACCCTGCACGGCGAAGCAGCTTTGCAAGCAACCCTCAGCTATGGAACGACGGCTCCGACCGGTTTTATCCCGGCCAGAAAGTTGCAGACGATGTCGGCTTCATCGCTGCTATGCTCGACGATCTTGCCGCTCGGTTCACACTGGACGAGCGGCGGGTTTTCCTCACTGGCTTCTCCAACGGTGCCTCAATGAGCTTTCGCGTCGGCGCGGAATTGCCGAATCGTATCGCCGCCATTGCGCCCGTCGCGGGCGCGCTGTGGTTTGATCCCCCCAAGTTCCGGCATCCGGTCTCCATGTGCTACATCACGGGTACGGCCGATCCACTGAACCTGATCGAGGGCGGCGTGCCGAAACTCGCAACCGGCGCCAGCGACAGAGTTCGCGCCAAACCAAAACCGCCCGTGCGCGAGTCGATACTGAAGTGGGCCAAAGCGCTTGGCTGCGCAATGACACCAGTGAGCATTTCCCACTTCAACGGCGTCCGCACCGAAACCTATGGTTCTTGCAGCAATGATGCAGAGGTGGTTTACATCGCTGTCGATGGCCTCGGCCACACTTGGGCTGGCGGCAAAAGCCTCTTGCCGGAAAGCATGGTTGGAATGACTTCTGACAGGATCAATGCAACGGACATCATCTGGGATTTTTTCCATAAACACCCCGGCTCTGTGGAAGATGATGAAGCTGCCCAGGAATCAGCGGGCCATGTAAACCCCGGGCTCCGGTGA